From the Carassius gibelio isolate Cgi1373 ecotype wild population from Czech Republic chromosome B25, carGib1.2-hapl.c, whole genome shotgun sequence genome, one window contains:
- the rag2 gene encoding V(D)J recombination-activating protein 2 encodes MTLQPLTAVNCAGLMQPGFSLLELDGDVYLFGQKGWPKRSCPTGIFGVRIKNGELKLRAISFSNNSCYLPPLRCPAIAHVEPHDGSPECYLIHGGRTPNNELSSSLYMLSVDSRGCNRKVTLCCQEKELVGDVPSARYGHTLSVILSRGKTACVLFGGRSYMPPTERTTENWNSVVDCPPQVFLIDLEFGCCTAHTLPELTDGQSFHVALAREDCVYFLGGHILNSDCRPPRLIRLRVELLLGSPILTCTVLHEGLTITSAIVAPVGYHEYIVLGGYQSETQKRMECTYIGLDDVGVHMEPREPPQWTSEVTHSRTWFGGSLGKGSALIAIPSEGNPAPPDAYHFYQVNFQKEQDGETSAQGCSQESTDFEDSAPLEDSEELYFGREPHELENSSDGEGDTYNEEDEEDESQTGYWIKCCLTCQVNPNTWEPYYSTELTRPAMIFCSRGEGGHWVHAQCMELPESLLLRLSQDNCKYFCLDHRVLPMQEMTPPRQIMPVKRVPMKMTHRKAPVSMKMTPAKKSFLRRLFD; translated from the coding sequence ATGACCTTACAGCCTCTGACTGCTGTGAACTGTGCTGGCCTTATGCAACCAGGCTTCTCCTTATTAGAGCTGGATGGTGACGTTTACCTCTTTGGTCAAAAGGGCTGGCCAAAACGCTCATGTCCAACTGGAATATTTGGTGTACGCATAAAAAACGGAGAACTTAAGCTGCGTGccatttcattttcaaacaaCTCTTGTTATCTCCCTCCCCTCCGATGTCCTGCGATAGCTCATGTTGAGCCTCATGATGGCAGTCCTGAGTGTTACCTCATTCATGGTGGCCGAACACCCAACAATGAGCTGTCCTCAAGTCTCTACATGTTAAGTGTAGACAGCAGAGGATGTAATCGCAAAGTCACACTGTGCTGTCAAGAAAAAGAGCTGGTTGGAGATGTTCCTAGTGCTCGATACGGCCACACCCTCAGCGTGATCCTTAGCCGAGGGAAGACCGCCTGCGTTTTGTTTGGCGGCAGGTCCTACATGCCCCCCACCGAAAGGACCACGGAAAACTGGAACAGCGTGGTGGACTGTCCACCACAAGTCTTTCTTATCGACCTAGAGTTTGGTTGCTGTACGGCCCACACCCTCCCCGAGCTCACGGACGGCCAGTCTTTTCACGTAGCTCTTGCGAGAGAGGACTGTGTCTACTTCCTTGGCGGTCACATTCTCAACTCTGATTGCCGACCACCTCGTTTGATCCGCCTACGTGTAGAGCTTCTCTTAGGAAGCCCTATCCTCACCTGTACTGTTCTTCATGAAGGTCTCACCATTACCAGTGCCATAGTTGCTCCTGTTGGCTATCATGAGTACATAGTTTTGGGCGGCTACCAGTCTGAGACTCAGAAGCGCATGGAGTGCACATACATTGGCCTGGATGATGTCGGAGTCCACATGGAGCCTCGTGAACCTCCTCAGTGGACCAGTGAGGTAACCCACAGCCGTACTTGGTTTGGTGGCAGCCTGGGCAAAGGAAGTGCCTTGATTGCAATCCCCTCTGAAGGAAACCCAGCTCCACCAGATGCTTACCATTTCTATCAGGTGAACTTCCAGAAGGAACAAGATGGAGAAACATCAGCTCAGGGATGCAGCCAGGAGTCCACTGATTTTGAGGACTCTGCACCTTTGGAAGACTCTGAGGAGCTATACTTTGGAAGAGAACCTCATGAGCTGGAGAATAGCAGTGATGGAGAGGGTGACACCTACAACGAGGAAGACGAGGAGGATGAATCTCAGACAGGCTATTGGATCAAGTGCTGTCTAACCTGCCAGGTGAACCCTAACACCTGGGAGCCATACTACTCTACTGAGCTCACCAGACCTGCCATGATCTTCTGCTCTAGAGGCGAAGGTGGACACTGGGTCCATGCCCAGTGCATGGAGCTCCCTGAAAGCCTTTTGCTTCGCCTTTCTCAAGACAACTGCAAGTACTTCTGCTTGGATCACAGAGTCCTGCCCATGCAGGAGATGACTCCACCACGCCAGATAATGCCAGTGAAGAGAGTCCCAATGAAAATGACCCATCGCAAAGCTCCTGTTTCAATGAAAATGACCCCAGCTAAGAAGAGCTTTTTGCGGAGACTTTTTGACTGA